The window ACATCTAAAGCTGTACTTTGGCCCAAAAACATAACTGAACCTTTACCGTACTGCTTCTCTATTTGAGATAGAATTACGTCAAGAGCTTGTTTTTTTGAGTCACCTTCAACTTCTAAGTCTTTTCTTAACTTTTCTTTCATATCAAACTCTTTCATAAATAACATCAAAATTAAAATTAAATTCCAAAATCAAAAAATTTTAACAAATTGAAATATCAAAAATAATTATTTTACATATTTAATTTTAACAATTTATTAATAAAAGAGCAATAAGACAATTATTTTAAAGCCTTAATAGTTCTTTGTTCAATCTTATATCAGCTTTCTTCTGCCAATCAGTCAAAAGATCTTGAAAAATATTCTTTACTTGACTTTGAGACAATTGAGATTCAAGAGCATCTTTTTTAGAATCAAAATCTTTTTCATTAAATGGTTCAATTTCCTCAAGCTCAACAATATAACCTATATTTTCTGATAAGTGTTCAACTTTATCTTTAGATTGAATAAGTTCTACTAACAATGAGTTCGGAATATTTTTATCCTTAATTGCTTTATTACTGCTATTTAATTCTAATAAATCGGTTTTTTCTAATTTTGCATTAAATATTTTTGCCAATTCTTCTATGGTCTTATTTGATTTCAATATTTCATTTAGATCTTTTTTTATCAGATCTAATGCATTAGATCTATATATATCTTTAATCACACTGTCTTTTACTGCAGATAGATCAGGAATATAACTTTTGCTAATCGACTTAAGTTCTACAATATAACCTTGACCTTCATTTAAATAAAATGCTTTATCGTTTATTTTTGCCAAAGAAAATACCTTTTCTGAGCCCACACTGGCATCTTTTTTGACAGAATTAATTTCTGATTTGATTGCTTTTTTGTTTTTACAAAATTATCTAAAATTGCTACATTATCTCTTGATTGATTTAATACTCTTTTAGCATCATTTTTGAAATCTGTTTCGAATTTCTCTAATCTTAATTGCCTTTCAATATCAGATTTATCTTTTTCTAAATCCCTATCATTTTTTTCAGCAAAATCTTTAATATCTTGTTCAGAAATAGATATTTGATAAGAATCTGGATTAAATGACCATAAATTTACAGAACGAAATTCAGGTACTCTATAATTCTCTTTATTTAAGTCAAAATAGCTTTCAATTTCTGCTTGATTTAATTTTTCTGATTCTGATTTTTTAATATAATTATTAATATCTAACTCAAGAATATTAAATTTCTTTTTAGAGTAATGCTTAATGTATTGTTCTTTTAAAAGATCTTGAGGAATATAGGATAAAGATTGCAAAGAATCTACAAATAAATTACGTTCAATTATTTCTTTTAATAGCGCTTCAAAATCTTCTAAAGATGTTTGTTGGGCCTTTAATGCTTGAATTAAAGAACTAGTATTTAGTTTCCCATTTTCAAAAACATCATTGGGTATTATGTTTGAAAGATTATCTTTAACAAACTCATTATCTTGTAGTTTCTGAGTAATATAATCAGCTCCTATATTAAAACCTGAGTTTTCAGCAGCACTTTGAACTACTTTTTGCTGAATTAAATTTTCCAACGCCATTTTTTCTGGATTACTTTTTGCATCAATTCCCCATAGTGATAAAAGCATATCAGCTTGAGCACCATATATTTGCTTAATTTGATTTATAACATAGTATAAATATCTTGCTTGTCTTCTATAATCAGATACAGGAATTGCAAGATTATTAACCGAAGCTATGCCTTCAAAATTTTGCTTTAAAAAAACATTTTGTACAAATACTAATAAGGAAACTCCACCTATTATTGAAAATAAACCTAACCATATTATCAATTTAAAAGCTGTGGATTTCATTTGTTTTCTAAATGAGTTCATCATATCGGCTGCCTTTCAAATAATTTTTGATTTCTTATTTTTGTTTTTTCATTTTATCATACAGAAACAAATTTTTCTATTTCTATACATAACTGATTTATATATAAATCAAGATTTAATAAAGTCAAGTTTATTTCCTTAATATCTTTAATAAAACCTTTAGATAGATTTGATAAAATTAAATCAGCCTTTAAAGAACGCCAGAAGATCAATTGCCTCTTGGCATAAGCTCTAGTCTTTTGAGATATATCTTGTACTAAGTTATCAAAATCGTAATCATCAAATGAGCTATTATCTAAATATTTAATAATTTCAGGATATCCTATTAACTTTTTCTTCAATAAAAATTTCTTCCAATTATTATCTAAATTTTTTACTTCTTCTAACCATCCCAAATCAAACATTTTATAAGTTCGTTGATTAATAATGGAATAAAGCTCTTCTCTCTCTCTAGTTATATAGTAAAAAAGACATTCCCCAGGGCAATCAAATTTCGGTTTTAAATTTGATGGTTTAATGGAAGTAGTA of the Candidatus Babela massiliensis genome contains:
- a CDS encoding SurA N-terminal domain-containing protein, with product MMNSFRKQMKSTAFKLIIWLGLFSIIGGVSLLVFVQNVFLKQNFEGIASVNNLAIPVSDYRRQARYLYYVINQIKQIYGAQADMLLSLWGIDAKSNPEKMALENLIQQKVVQSAAENSGFNIGADYITQKLQDNEFVKDNLSNIIPNDVFENGKLNTSSLIQALKAQQTSLEDFEALLKEIIERNLFVDSLQSLSYIPQDLLKEQYIKHYSKKKFNILELDINNYIKKSESEKLNQAEIESYFDLNKENYRVPEFRSVNLWSFNPDSYQISISEQDIKDFAEKNDRDLEKDKSDIERQLRLEKFETDFKNDAKRVLNQSRDNVAILDNFVKTKKQSNQKLILSKKMPVWAQKRYFLWQK